The nucleotide window CGTTCCCGGGCGGTCCGGGAGGCGATGGCCGAATACGTCGAGCGCCACAGCCGGCTGGAGGGGGCGACCGGGGAGGTCGCCGCGGTCGTCGCGTTCGACTACGTCCACGACGAGGTCATCCGCGACCTCCACGACGTCCAGCACGAGTACCAGGACGTGCTCACGACGACCTCGCACGTCCACCAGGACGGCTGGTGCCTGGAGACCGTGTTCTGCCAGGGCGACGTAGGGCGCGTCCGCGAACTGGTGTACCGCCTCCGCGACTTCGACGCCGTTCGGCGCGTTCGCGTCCTCTCGCTCGTCGACGGGGACGACCGGTAGTCCGTTCGAACTTGGGTGCGGCCGGTGCCCGGCTACGGCCGGTCGTTACGGTTCGCTCCCTGCTCGCCCCCGTCCGCGCTGCGCCCGTCCAGATCCTTCCGTGCGGCGCGTTCGGCGGACGAGCGGTCGGTGACGTTCGTCGCGTCCCGCTTCCGCTCGTCCCGAACGAACGCGTACAGGACGAGCGGCGCGCCGATGGCGAACACCAGGAACAGCAGGAGCAACGCGGCCTCGGCGGCCATCTACCCGAAGAACACGTCCACGAGGTCGCTCCCCGAGGAGCCGACGTCG belongs to Halorarum halophilum and includes:
- a CDS encoding CopG family ribbon-helix-helix protein, whose protein sequence is MRTSLNVPDGALAEFDAVAEAEGFESRSRAVREAMAEYVERHSRLEGATGEVAAVVAFDYVHDEVIRDLHDVQHEYQDVLTTTSHVHQDGWCLETVFCQGDVGRVRELVYRLRDFDAVRRVRVLSLVDGDDR